GTTGCACGCATGGGCGCGCGAGCGGCTCGCGAGTTTTCAGTTGCCGCGCTATTACCGCGCGGTATCGGGCTTCGAGATGACGGCGAGCGAGCGCATCCGCAAGCACTTGCTGCCGCGCACGGTCGACGATGCCTGGGACCGGCTCGCGAGCGTGCAGGCGTAGCGATCGCCATGGGATAATCCGCGCCTTCGAACCGACGACGACATACGATGAACGACGAGTCCAAAGTCCCGCGCGAGCGCAAGAGCCGGGCGGCCAGGCCGCGCGGCGAGGCAGGAAACGCGGGCGCGTCGTCGCTCTATGTGCAGTCGGTCGAGAAGGCCATGAAAGTGCTGACCGCCTTCGATGGCAGCAAGCGCCAGTTGTCGCTCTCCGAGATTGCGGCGCTGACCGGCTTCGATCTGAGCGCGACGCAGCGCTTCACCTACACGCTTTCCGCGCTCGGCTATCTGCTGAAGGACCCGGACAGCCGCAAATACGAGTTGTCGCCGCGACTGTTGGACTTCACGTTTCACTATCTGACGTCGAACGAACTCGTGAGCCGCGCGACGCCTTATCTTCAGCAACTCGGTTCCGAAACGGAAGAGGCGACCAATCTCACCGTGCTCGACGATACGGACATCGTGTTCGTGCTGCGCATCGTGAGCCGCAAC
The sequence above is a segment of the Caballeronia sp. Lep1P3 genome. Coding sequences within it:
- a CDS encoding IclR family transcriptional regulator, producing the protein MNDESKVPRERKSRAARPRGEAGNAGASSLYVQSVEKAMKVLTAFDGSKRQLSLSEIAALTGFDLSATQRFTYTLSALGYLLKDPDSRKYELSPRLLDFTFHYLTSNELVSRATPYLQQLGSETEEATNLTVLDDTDIVFVLRIVSRNVFNAHVITGSRLPAYCTAPGLAILATLSDGEIDDILSRTNLVAYTASTVCEPRRIRERIARIRKAGYAHAEDEYFVSDISTAAAITNAHGRGIGAVNIAVARSRWQPDRDERRFADLVISTASAISTRRRLD